In Candidatus Omnitrophota bacterium, the genomic stretch TTTTCAGTATCAACAAGTTTAATAAGCAGGTGCGTATGGTTATGCATAATGACATAATCGTAAAGCAAGAAACCATATTTAATTTTGCACTTTTTAAGAATACTAAGATACTTAACAAAAGCATAGTCGTCGGTGATGAGGTTTTGTTTATTATTACATCGCGTTGTGATATGGCATATTGCATTTTTAAAGTTGAACCGCTCACGTTTTCCATGAGTTATCGTTACAGCCATAAGTTACCCCTCCATTCTAACCTGGTTAGACTTGTCAGGTTAGCCCCACAGGTTTCTGTCCAGACTGCGGTAGGAGATGGCTTCGGAGATGTGATGTGCTTCGATGGTATCTTTTTCATCAAGGTCCGCTATTGTCCTGGATACTTTAAGGATTTTATCATAGGCTCTCGCGGAAATACCCAGTTCTAATATAGCCAATTTCAGCAGCTCTTCAGCCTCTTTATCAAGAATGCAGTATTTTTCCAACTCCTTCGATTCCAGGTGGGCGTTAAACAGCACGCCGTCATCCTTGAGGCGTTTTTTCTGAATCGCCTTTGCCATATCTACGCGCTTTCTTATTTCCCCGGAGGGCTCGCCGCGTCTTTTGTTCGTGAGATTTTCATATTTAAGCCTTGGCACCTCCAGGTGTATATCGATTCTATCGAGAAGCGGCCCTGATATTTTTGATAAATAATTCTGGATCTGAAAAGGCGTGCAGTGGCATCCTCTTTTTGGATCGGTAAAGTATCCGCACGGGCATGGGTTCATAGCGGCGACGAGCATAAATTTGGCGGGATATGTCAATTTATTCGCCACCCTTGCTATAGTGACAAGACCATCTTCCATAGGCTGCCTTAATACGCCGAGCACGTTTCTTTTAAATTCCGGCAGCTCGTCCAGAAATAGCACTCCGTTATGAGCCAGGCTTATTTCGCCCGGTGTTGGATTCGTGCCGCCGCCCAATAGCGCCGCGTCAGAAATTGTGTGGTGGGGAGACCTGAACGGGCGCGTTCCTACAATGACTTTATCAGACGGCAGGATCCCCGCGACGCTGTGTATGCCGGAAGTTTCCAGCCCTTCTTCAAGCGTCATTTCAGATAGTATTGTGGGCAGCCTCTTGGCTAACATGCTTTTTCCCGAGCCCGGCGGCCCTATTAAAAGGGCATTGTGCCCTCCGGCAGCGGCGACCTCCAGGCCTCTTTTTACATGTTCCTGGCCCTTAACGTCGCTAAAGTCCTGCTTGTATTTGGAGTTTCTTTTAAATATGGATTCGGCGTTGGCCTGTTCCTGTTTTATCGTTATCTTTTTGTTTAAAAAATCCACGGCTTCTTTTAGGCTTGAGACAGGGTAAACCTCAATATCTTTTACCGTAGAAGCTTCTTTGGAGTTTTCTTTTGGAAGTACGAATATTTTTTTATTCATTTTTTTCAGCGCTATGGCTATCGGCAAAGCGCCTTTAATAGGTTTTATCTTTCCATCTAAAGAGAGTTCGCCGCAGAATATATATTCGTTTAAAGAGGTAAAATCTATGACTTTTTCCGTGGAGAGGATGGAAAGCGCTATCGGCAGATCGAACGACGCGCCCTCTTTTCTTATATCCGCGGGGGCGAGGTTCACTATTATCTTTGTAGAAGGGAAGGAGAATCCGGAATTTTTAATGGCCGATTTTATGCGGTCACGCGATTCTTTTATCGCCACATCGGGCAGGCCCACTATGCCGAAATGGGGAAGGCCTCCTCCGATATCAACCTCTGCGGTTACTTCATACGCATCTACTCCTAATACACAACCTGAACAAATCTTCGCAATCATTTTTATCACTCCTTGACTGTTAGCCCGCAGGCTTATATATAATCGTCTTCAACAGCGTTCTCTATAAGCTCTATGTTTTCTAATTTATGTTCATGATTTAATTTTACCGAAACTATGTCTATTCTCCATGCTGCACGCAATAGACTGTTGCACTTTAAATAGAAGAGCGCGTTTTTTATTATGTGCCGCTCTTTAAATTTTGTTATTGCCAGATACGGGGGGCCAAGAGAAGATGTGGCGCGTGTTTTTACTTCCACAAAGACTATAAGATCTTTTAGCTTGGCCACAATATCTATTTCGCCGAATATTGTGCGAAAATTACGCCTTAGTATCCTGTAGCCTTTTTTCTTGAGGTATGACGCGGCCAGCTCTTCGCCTACGCTACCCGTCACCTTCTTCTCCCGGCCCATAAAATTAACTCCCGTATGCTTCCAGAACGAGCCTCTCGACCTCGTCCATTACCTCTTTATTTAGAGGGATCACAGTCTTGTACCATTTGCCGTCTTTTCCGGCTTCTGACGGCATGCTGACAAACAAGCCTTTTTCGCCCTCGACAACCCGCAGCCCCTTGATCACGAAACTATCGAGCACAGAAAGATCGCAGAATGCTTTTGTAGCGCTGTTGCCATCGAGCTTGTGCAGCCTTGATACTTCCAGCTTCAGGTCTTCGGTTACCATATTTTCACCCCCTTTCCATACGTTTTATCCCTACTATATAAGACGTAAAAAGGGTCGAAATTGTTGCAAACTTTTTTAAAATATTTTTAATTTAGGTTGTAACTGATTGTATTGCAATGGTTTAGCAAAGCAGTGTTTGCGGGATGGTAATCAATATTGGTGTGTTTTACAGCCGGTTTTTTGGATTTGAATCGAGAGCGCTTAGTATCCTGGACGCTTCTTTTTCTCCGCCTTTTTTCCATGCTTCGTATATCATGACCAGCATCTTGGTGGATTTAGCGTCAACTATCCACTTTATACCCAAAAGCGTAGTAGCTACGAGTAGTTGTATAAAATACTGAGGAGTAATAAACGACAGAATAAAAGATATCGCGGCAAGAATTAAGTAAAC encodes the following:
- a CDS encoding YifB family Mg chelatase-like AAA ATPase, which produces MIAKICSGCVLGVDAYEVTAEVDIGGGLPHFGIVGLPDVAIKESRDRIKSAIKNSGFSFPSTKIIVNLAPADIRKEGASFDLPIALSILSTEKVIDFTSLNEYIFCGELSLDGKIKPIKGALPIAIALKKMNKKIFVLPKENSKEASTVKDIEVYPVSSLKEAVDFLNKKITIKQEQANAESIFKRNSKYKQDFSDVKGQEHVKRGLEVAAAGGHNALLIGPPGSGKSMLAKRLPTILSEMTLEEGLETSGIHSVAGILPSDKVIVGTRPFRSPHHTISDAALLGGGTNPTPGEISLAHNGVLFLDELPEFKRNVLGVLRQPMEDGLVTIARVANKLTYPAKFMLVAAMNPCPCGYFTDPKRGCHCTPFQIQNYLSKISGPLLDRIDIHLEVPRLKYENLTNKRRGEPSGEIRKRVDMAKAIQKKRLKDDGVLFNAHLESKELEKYCILDKEAEELLKLAILELGISARAYDKILKVSRTIADLDEKDTIEAHHISEAISYRSLDRNLWG
- a CDS encoding YraN family protein; protein product: MGREKKVTGSVGEELAASYLKKKGYRILRRNFRTIFGEIDIVAKLKDLIVFVEVKTRATSSLGPPYLAITKFKERHIIKNALFYLKCNSLLRAAWRIDIVSVKLNHEHKLENIELIENAVEDDYI
- a CDS encoding SpoVG family protein, with protein sequence MVTEDLKLEVSRLHKLDGNSATKAFCDLSVLDSFVIKGLRVVEGEKGLFVSMPSEAGKDGKWYKTVIPLNKEVMDEVERLVLEAYGS
- a CDS encoding zf-HC2 domain-containing protein, producing MTNVKTDTKIHPTEIELADYLSRGITGENKIRIEDHIACCPECLESIVSAYESVKIFNKGRNFKKGKGDFMKKLNVYLILAAISFILSFITPQYFIQLLVATTLLGIKWIVDAKSTKMLVMIYEAWKKGGEKEASRILSALDSNPKNRL